Proteins from one Muntiacus reevesi chromosome X, mMunRee1.1, whole genome shotgun sequence genomic window:
- the LOC136154684 gene encoding olfactory receptor 10A2-like, producing the protein MGNLTTIKEFLLLGFGSLHGLQFFLFGIFLGMYVVTLLGNLLILIVISLDHNLQTPMYFFLSNFSFLEIWYTTSIAPKMLQTLLFGPKVISFVGCVVQFYFFGSMAVVECFLLTAMSYDRYLAICSPLQYPSLMNLHTRVLLAGGSWLGGFLTPVVTVAMTFQLPFCATYKIDHFFCDLAPVLKLACSDTETVEKTTFLLASFVTMVPFLLTVASYMHIVAAVLRIPSAAGKQRAFATCSSHLTVVTLYYGALGTVYAIPTATQTAVLNKIFSLFYTVVTPMVNPIVYSLRNKDVQKAVRRLMSQWASAKGSSGPPPHPGNLFVLRTAWASMKDARH; encoded by the coding sequence ATGGGTAATCTGACCACAATCAAAGAATTCCTCCTGCTGGGATTCGGGAGTCTCCACGggttacagttttttctttttgggaTATTTCTGGGAATGTATGTAGTGACTTTGCTGGGGAACCTTCTTATCCTTATCGTCATTTCTCTTGATCATAACCTCCAaactcccatgtacttctttctgtCCAATTTCTCCTTCCTTGAGATCTGGTACACTACCTCTATTGCTCCTAAGATGCTGCAGACCCTTCTTTTCGGTCCCAAGGTGATTTCTTTTGTGGGCTGTGTGGTCCAGTTTTACTTCTTCGGTTCCATGGCAGTAGTTGAGTGCTTTCTTCTGACTGCCATGTCTTACGACCGCTACCTTGCCATCTGCAGCCCCCTGCAGTACCCATCGCTCATGAACCTCCACACGCGTGTCCTGCTTGCAGGCGGGTCTTGGCTGGGTGGCTTCCTAACGCCTGTGGTCACTGTTGCCATGACTTTTCAGCTGCCATTCTGTGCAACCTATAAGATagaccacttcttctgtgacctGGCCCCTGTGCTGAAGCTGGCCTGCTCTGATACTGAGACTGTGGAGAAAACCACCTTCCTCCTGGCCTCCTTCGTCACCATGGTGCCCTTCTTACTCACCGTAGCCTCCTATATGCACATTGTGGCTGCTGTCCTCAGGATTCCATCAGCTGCAGGAAAGCAACGAGCCTTCgccacctgctcctcccacctcacAGTGGTCACTCTGTACTACGGAGCACTGGGAACAGTGTATGCCATCCCCACAGCAACCCAGACTGCTGTCCTGAACAAGATCTTCTCCTTGTTCTACACTGTGGTCACTCCCATGGTCAACCCCATCGTGTACAGCCTGAGAAACAAGGATGTTCAAAAGGCAGTGAGACGGCTTATGAGTCAGTGGGCATCTGCTAAGGGGAGCTCAGGGCCCCCACCACACCCAGGGAATCTTTTTGTTCTCAGAACAGCCTGGGCTTCTATGAAGGACGCCAGGCACTAG